One Triticum dicoccoides isolate Atlit2015 ecotype Zavitan chromosome 5B, WEW_v2.0, whole genome shotgun sequence genomic window carries:
- the LOC119311800 gene encoding uncharacterized protein LOC119311800, translated as MAAPFFSTPFHPYVYQSQQGSVTAFQISGGDVQVLQVMVKPQDKLTAKPGTMCYMSGNIQMDNNYLPENDGGVWQWIFGKSITSTVFFNPGPDDGYVGISAPFPGRILPIDLANFGGELLCQADSFLCSVNDVSVTSSTVDQRPRNIEIGAEMILKQKLRGQGMAFLVGGGSVMQKILAPREVITVDCACIVAMTTTINFQLQSPTPHRRAVLVFGGVNQLKASLTGPGVVFIQSLPFNRLSQRIASRSVGAPSLRDNPRFFIQIVMFFFLAYVMIVSSIILTDV; from the exons ATGGCCGCGCCCTTCTTCTCCACCCCCTTCCATCCCTATGTCTACCAG AGCCAACAGGGATCTGTGACGGCGTTTCAGATATCCGGTGGGGATGTGCAGGTTCTGCAG GTGATGGTGAAGCCGCAGGACAAGTTGACTGCGAAACCAG GTACAATGTGTTACATGTCCGGGAACATTCAGATGGACAACAATTACTTGCCTGAAAACGATGGAGGCGTGTGGCAGTGGATATTTGGAAAAAGCATAACCAGCACTGTTTTCTtcaatcctggccctgatgatggaTATGTGGGGATTTCTGCGCCATTTCCTGGGAGGATACTGCCT ATAGATCTAGCAAACTTTGGTGGAGAACTACTTTGCCAG GCAGATTCTTTCCTCTGCTCGGTCAATGATGTGTCAGTCACAAGTAGTACAGTTGATCAGCGGCCACGCAACATTGAAATTGGTGCAGAG ATGATCCTCAAACAGAAGCTTAGGGGTCAAGGGATGGCCTTCCTTGTTGGCGGTGGATCAG TAATGCAGAAAATCCTTGCTCCCCGGGAGGTGATCACTGTTGATTGTGCTTGTATTGTGGCTATGACAACCACCATCAACTTTCAGTTACAGAGCCCTACCCCACATAGAAGAGCAGTCCTTGTATTCGGG GGTGTCAACCAGCTAAAAGCATCTCTCACAGGACCTGGCGTCGTTTTCATTCAGAGCCTGCCCTTCAATCGGCTCTCGCAGCGCATCGCAAG TAGATCGGTGGGGGCCCCAAGCCTGAGAGACAATCCCAGGTTCTTCATCCAGATTGTCATGTTCTTCTTCCTGGCCTATGTCATGATTGTGTCGTCAATAATTCTGACGGATGTTTAG